Proteins encoded in a region of the Methanofollis tationis genome:
- a CDS encoding proteasome assembly chaperone family protein, with amino-acid sequence MTVEPEIKITSKPLSGENPIVMMGFPGSGLVGSIALQYLVEQMEFNQIGNITSKYFPPVAMMAKGVINVPVRIYEKDEAVAIVADIPIHPMICYEVANGIIDWLSTFPVREVATIAGIVTNEPEKRVFGVATQEEMLERITDHTVILPMGSISGIAGSVLTECKIRNIPGYGFLGETVATPDPRSAAAALNVLKVIYGLEIDIDPLLEQAEEIEATMHKLAEEVQSAEPMQKKEHLPMYG; translated from the coding sequence ATGACGGTCGAGCCTGAGATAAAAATCACTTCTAAGCCGCTCAGCGGGGAAAACCCCATAGTTATGATGGGATTTCCCGGAAGTGGCCTCGTCGGGAGCATTGCTCTTCAGTACCTCGTGGAGCAGATGGAGTTCAACCAGATCGGGAATATCACGAGCAAATATTTCCCGCCCGTCGCCATGATGGCGAAGGGTGTGATCAACGTCCCGGTCAGGATCTATGAGAAGGATGAAGCCGTGGCAATCGTTGCCGACATTCCCATCCACCCGATGATCTGCTATGAGGTCGCAAACGGCATCATCGACTGGCTTTCCACCTTTCCGGTGCGAGAGGTAGCCACCATCGCCGGTATCGTCACCAACGAGCCGGAAAAACGTGTTTTTGGCGTCGCCACCCAGGAGGAGATGCTGGAGCGGATCACGGATCATACAGTCATACTCCCGATGGGGAGTATCTCAGGGATCGCCGGGAGCGTCCTCACCGAGTGCAAGATCCGGAATATTCCGGGCTACGGCTTCCTCGGCGAGACGGTCGCCACCCCTGATCCCAGATCGGCGGCCGCCGCCCTGAATGTGCTCAAGGTCATCTACGGACTTGAGATCGATATCGATCCCCTGCTCGAACAGGCCGAGGAGATCGAGGCGACGATGCACAAACTCGCAGAGGAAGTCCAGAGCGCGGAGCCGATGCAGAAGAAAGAGCACCTGCCGATGTACGGGTGA
- a CDS encoding DUF473 domain-containing protein gives MKITALTGISGTVISELKMGKPRTIELQSANNVVSVASLEPGPDTHLFLTSVDLEDISPGDMGIIVKVLSVNITMKRMIDIIHPVYYEERERLSARIQVRYCGNSMVKSVSAGSLCHPTEVDVVMAAHYRAV, from the coding sequence ATGAAGATTACTGCTTTAACCGGGATCTCTGGAACGGTCATCAGCGAGTTGAAGATGGGAAAACCAAGGACCATCGAGTTGCAGAGCGCAAACAACGTCGTCTCTGTCGCCTCTCTCGAACCCGGGCCTGACACCCATCTCTTTCTCACGAGCGTCGATCTTGAGGACATCTCGCCGGGCGATATGGGCATTATCGTGAAGGTGCTTTCGGTCAACATCACGATGAAGCGGATGATCGACATCATCCACCCGGTGTATTACGAGGAGCGCGAGCGGCTTTCAGCCAGAATACAGGTCAGATACTGTGGTAATTCGATGGTGAAGTCGGTGAGTGCCGGTTCTCTCTGCCACCCGACCGAGGTCGACGTTGTTATGGCGGCGCATTATCGCGCCGTCTGA
- the metG gene encoding methionine--tRNA ligase encodes MSGKPLLVTCGLPYTNGPCHLGHLRTYVPADFYVRYLRRCGEDVVFICGSDNHGTPIVISAEQEGVSPRDLALRYHDHFDQTFKRMEIAFDHFGMTDDQANHHRTQSMVRALIDNGYVYAEKIQQSYCQKCKRFLPDRYVEGICPYCGASARGDECDRGCGRHLEPGEIKTPVCKVCGSPAEMREQEHFFFKLGDFRQYLLDYLEGLSGTSNARNYAIGWVRDELHDWCITRTLDWGVKFPGRTDLVVYVWVDAPIGYISFTEEWAEKTGNNWKRYWCGDGEITHFIGSDIIYHHCIFWPALLKGAGYGTPHAVVASGMVKIDDQKFSKSRGYVVWTNDDYLDKGLPADYLRYYLLSYTSHTKELNFSWQVFQERANAEIVNTLGNFLYRTLHFAHTFFDGVPDVQPGEEAMAAIGRCLDEVDAAVRGYEFKSAVDAIMALAAYGNTYIQNTAPWKLVKTDQAAAAQVIADGLQIAKALTLLIEPVMPDAAGRAWAMLGQSDAVSAHSIGEATTPLAAGPLPKPDPLFAKLEDDRVAALEELLQKRVREARMKETQPQEETGEVSIDDFATMDLRVARVISAEAVKGSKKLLRIMVDLGGEERQVVSGIAPFYSPEELVGTPVVMIANLKPAKIFGIESRGMILAAGEEASLLIPRRDVAPGTKIR; translated from the coding sequence ATGAGTGGCAAACCGTTGCTGGTGACATGCGGCCTCCCCTATACAAACGGCCCCTGTCACCTCGGGCATCTGCGGACCTATGTCCCGGCCGATTTCTACGTCAGGTACCTCCGCCGCTGCGGCGAGGACGTGGTCTTCATCTGCGGGTCAGACAACCATGGGACGCCGATCGTGATCAGCGCCGAGCAGGAGGGAGTGAGCCCGCGGGACCTTGCCCTGCGCTACCACGACCACTTCGACCAGACCTTCAAACGGATGGAGATCGCCTTCGACCACTTCGGGATGACCGACGATCAGGCCAACCACCACCGCACGCAGTCGATGGTCAGAGCCCTCATCGACAACGGGTATGTCTACGCCGAAAAGATCCAGCAGAGTTACTGCCAGAAATGCAAGCGCTTCCTCCCCGACCGCTATGTCGAGGGGATCTGCCCGTACTGCGGGGCCAGTGCGCGGGGCGACGAGTGCGACCGCGGCTGCGGCCGCCACCTCGAACCCGGCGAGATCAAAACCCCGGTCTGCAAGGTCTGCGGTTCTCCGGCCGAGATGCGCGAGCAGGAGCATTTCTTCTTTAAACTCGGCGACTTCAGGCAGTACCTGCTGGACTACCTCGAAGGGCTCTCGGGCACCTCAAACGCCCGAAACTACGCCATCGGCTGGGTAAGAGACGAACTCCACGACTGGTGCATCACCCGCACCCTCGACTGGGGCGTGAAGTTCCCGGGCAGGACCGATCTGGTGGTCTACGTCTGGGTGGACGCACCCATCGGCTACATCTCGTTCACCGAGGAGTGGGCGGAAAAGACCGGAAACAACTGGAAACGCTACTGGTGCGGCGACGGCGAAATCACCCACTTCATCGGGAGCGACATCATCTACCACCACTGCATCTTCTGGCCGGCCCTGCTCAAAGGGGCGGGCTACGGCACGCCTCATGCGGTCGTCGCCTCGGGCATGGTGAAGATCGACGACCAGAAGTTCTCGAAGTCGAGGGGCTATGTCGTCTGGACGAATGACGACTACCTCGACAAGGGCCTCCCGGCAGACTACCTCCGCTACTACCTCCTCTCGTACACCAGCCACACCAAGGAGCTGAACTTCTCCTGGCAGGTCTTCCAGGAGCGGGCGAACGCCGAGATCGTCAACACCCTGGGCAACTTCCTGTACCGCACCCTGCACTTCGCCCACACGTTCTTCGACGGCGTGCCCGATGTACAGCCGGGCGAAGAGGCGATGGCGGCGATCGGCCGGTGCCTCGACGAGGTCGACGCCGCCGTCCGCGGCTACGAGTTCAAGAGCGCCGTCGACGCGATCATGGCGCTTGCAGCCTACGGCAACACCTACATCCAGAACACTGCACCCTGGAAGCTCGTCAAGACCGACCAGGCCGCTGCCGCGCAGGTGATCGCCGACGGCCTCCAGATCGCAAAGGCCCTCACGCTCCTCATCGAGCCGGTGATGCCCGACGCCGCCGGGCGGGCATGGGCGATGCTCGGCCAGAGCGACGCCGTTTCAGCCCACAGCATCGGCGAGGCCACCACACCCCTCGCGGCCGGCCCCCTCCCAAAACCCGATCCCCTGTTTGCCAAACTCGAAGACGACCGCGTGGCGGCGCTCGAAGAACTCCTCCAGAAACGTGTGCGTGAAGCAAGAATGAAAGAAACACAACCCCAGGAAGAGACCGGCGAGGTCTCGATCGACGACTTTGCAACAATGGACCTCCGGGTCGCCCGCGTGATCAGCGCCGAGGCAGTAAAAGGCTCGAAGAAACTGCTGAGGATCATGGTCGACCTCGGCGGCGAAGAGCGCCAGGTCGTCTCCGGCATCGCCCCGTTCTACTCCCCGGAGGAACTCGTTGGAACCCCGGTCGTCATGATCGCAAACCTCAAGCCGGCAAAGATCTTCGGGATCGAGAGCCGGGGCATGATCCTGGCCGCCGGCGAGGAGGCCTCCCTGCTGATCCCCCGCCGGGACGTGGCGCCCGGGACAAAGATCAGATAA
- a CDS encoding GNAT family N-acetyltransferase, whose product MKSADPAVIMDDDFSIRRMEREDVDFAIGLAREEGWNPGIHDADAFYAQDPDGFLIGEVDGEPVACTSMVRYNDTFAFWGLLIVREEHRGRGYGLAVSNAALDHAGDRIIGGDGVVAMQQKYRDRLGFEILYRNIRYQGIGGGEAPQELIQASEIPFNDLSAYDTAIFSAPRPRFLRPWLFQEDATALASTGPDGEVRGYGVIRRCFDGHKIGPIFADTPAIAAALLDGLAAAVPGEAFFFDVPEPNAAAVALAQERKMETVFETARIYRGGAPAVPLERVFGVTTFELG is encoded by the coding sequence ATGAAATCGGCCGACCCAGCGGTGATCATGGATGATGACTTCTCGATCAGGAGAATGGAACGCGAAGACGTCGATTTCGCCATCGGGCTTGCACGGGAAGAGGGCTGGAACCCGGGCATCCACGACGCCGATGCCTTCTATGCCCAGGACCCGGACGGCTTTCTCATCGGCGAGGTCGACGGCGAACCGGTCGCCTGCACCTCCATGGTGCGCTACAACGACACCTTCGCCTTCTGGGGCCTCCTGATCGTGAGGGAGGAACACCGCGGGCGCGGCTACGGGCTTGCCGTCTCGAACGCCGCCCTAGACCATGCCGGGGACCGGATCATCGGCGGCGACGGCGTTGTCGCCATGCAGCAGAAATACCGCGACCGCCTCGGCTTTGAGATCCTCTACCGGAACATCCGCTACCAGGGCATCGGCGGCGGGGAAGCACCACAAGAACTCATCCAGGCATCTGAGATCCCCTTCAACGACCTCAGCGCCTATGACACCGCTATCTTCTCGGCGCCCCGGCCCCGTTTCCTCAGGCCCTGGCTCTTCCAGGAAGATGCCACTGCCCTCGCCTCCACCGGCCCGGACGGCGAGGTCAGGGGCTACGGTGTCATCAGACGATGTTTCGACGGGCACAAGATCGGCCCGATCTTCGCCGACACCCCGGCGATCGCCGCCGCCCTCCTGGACGGCCTCGCCGCCGCTGTTCCGGGCGAAGCGTTCTTCTTCGACGTCCCCGAGCCCAACGCCGCCGCCGTCGCCCTCGCACAGGAGCGAAAGATGGAGACGGTATTCGAGACAGCCAGGATCTACCGGGGAGGTGCGCCCGCCGTCCCTCTGGAACGGGTGTTCGGCGTCACCACCTTCGAACTCGGATAA
- a CDS encoding DHH family phosphoesterase has protein sequence MVSVIDGRKTTDEDLTGAVTGRKAGIVHLTHNDLDAAGADAIHRMKYGTITTIFSSVGRYSAIFALIAALPGKEDVLSISDLGYQSGIEETVKAAAENGWRIEWRDHHRWTDAEADGVRPHCALLHIDTSVCATAIAARDLMPGDAKAIKVARLVCDYDLWKKEDPQADVLGQVTQRRQHLTYVRNLLAQGKVTDRRVEGIYAEIRAGMDADIGASIRQTKIYGKKYRIAFAPLHGYPSETAHAIRDAMKTDIEVIVSANGRFSIRSVPPVSHLIARQYGGGGHPNAAGGTFSFSLIDRFLFWLLKRNRHFNDLARIAETI, from the coding sequence ATGGTAAGTGTCATTGACGGACGGAAGACCACCGACGAGGACCTCACCGGCGCCGTCACCGGAAGAAAGGCAGGAATCGTCCACCTCACCCACAACGATCTCGACGCCGCCGGCGCCGATGCCATCCACCGCATGAAATACGGGACGATCACGACGATCTTCTCCTCGGTCGGCCGGTACTCTGCGATCTTCGCCCTGATCGCCGCCCTGCCCGGAAAAGAGGACGTCCTCTCCATCTCCGACCTTGGTTACCAGAGCGGGATCGAGGAGACGGTGAAGGCGGCGGCAGAGAACGGCTGGCGGATCGAGTGGCGGGACCACCACCGCTGGACCGACGCCGAGGCCGACGGGGTCAGGCCACACTGCGCCCTCCTCCACATCGACACCTCGGTCTGCGCCACCGCCATCGCCGCCCGCGACCTGATGCCCGGCGACGCAAAGGCCATAAAGGTCGCCCGCCTCGTCTGCGACTACGACCTCTGGAAAAAAGAAGACCCACAGGCCGACGTTCTCGGACAGGTCACCCAGCGCCGCCAGCACCTCACCTATGTCAGGAACCTCCTCGCACAGGGAAAGGTCACCGACCGGCGCGTGGAGGGGATCTACGCCGAGATCCGCGCGGGGATGGACGCCGATATCGGGGCGAGCATCAGGCAGACAAAGATCTACGGGAAAAAATACCGGATTGCCTTCGCTCCGCTCCACGGCTACCCGAGCGAGACGGCGCACGCGATCAGGGACGCCATGAAGACCGATATCGAGGTGATCGTCTCCGCGAACGGCCGGTTCTCTATCAGGTCGGTCCCGCCGGTCAGCCACCTCATCGCGCGCCAATACGGGGGCGGCGGCCACCCGAACGCCGCCGGCGGGACGTTCTCCTTCAGCCTGATCGACCGCTTCCTCTTCTGGCTCCTCAAACGGAACCGCCACTTCAACGACCTGGCCAGGATCGCTGAGACTATCTGA
- a CDS encoding helix-turn-helix domain-containing protein, with product MLKAYRYRLYPTKSQAPLLEQTLEMCRWVYNDTLALRKKAWEQEQHSISLYETNKILTQWKKERPDLRTTRSKPGSLSGSSECPDAR from the coding sequence ATGCTTAAGGCATATCGGTATCGACTCTATCCCACAAAGTCTCAGGCTCCTCTCCTTGAGCAGACGCTTGAGATGTGTCGATGGGTCTATAACGATACGCTCGCATTGCGAAAAAAGGCGTGGGAACAGGAACAGCATTCCATTTCTCTCTATGAAACCAACAAGATCCTGACCCAATGGAAAAAGGAACGACCCGATCTAAGAACGACCCGATCTAAACCAGGTTCACTCTCAGGTTCTTCAGAATGTCCAGATGCGCGTTGA